One Thermogemmatispora onikobensis DNA window includes the following coding sequences:
- a CDS encoding class I SAM-dependent methyltransferase — protein sequence MPWWFFRRRGGSTLSTGATGQGSGAGWRLGEVALPRLQGRRRYLQEQPYLLPKDLGEVNRLDFQHYMLRAALRGNYLAPIGQPRRILDVGCGTGRWAIELAQQFPQAEVIGVDVEQAKSTSRMPSNYRFVRGDVLQGLPFEENTFDFVHQRLLLLAIPLAAWPGVVQELARVTAPGGWVELLETSISPDDFVPCGPTMRQLLDWMGQLAALRGLDAEGVVMHSLERYLAEAGLVNIQSYPLEGPMGDWGGRLGSLVALDFKEGAKAVSGPIAVRFGRSEQEVLDIIEQVNHEWNALQTCGHSKVACGQKPPAR from the coding sequence ATGCCCTGGTGGTTTTTCCGTCGGCGGGGTGGAAGCACGCTGTCGACAGGAGCGACAGGACAGGGCAGCGGAGCAGGTTGGCGTCTGGGGGAGGTAGCCTTGCCCCGCTTGCAGGGCCGGCGCCGCTACTTGCAGGAACAGCCCTACTTGTTACCCAAGGACCTCGGCGAGGTCAATCGGCTCGATTTCCAGCACTACATGTTACGCGCCGCGCTGCGAGGGAACTACCTGGCACCGATTGGGCAGCCGAGGCGCATTCTCGATGTGGGCTGTGGGACGGGACGGTGGGCCATAGAGCTGGCGCAGCAATTTCCACAAGCGGAGGTGATCGGGGTGGATGTGGAGCAGGCCAAGAGTACGAGTCGCATGCCCTCGAACTATCGCTTTGTCCGGGGGGATGTGCTGCAGGGTCTGCCGTTTGAGGAGAACACGTTTGATTTTGTGCATCAGCGCTTGCTGCTGCTGGCGATTCCGCTGGCGGCCTGGCCGGGGGTGGTGCAGGAGCTGGCGCGGGTGACGGCTCCTGGTGGCTGGGTTGAGCTGCTTGAGACAAGTATCAGCCCGGACGATTTTGTGCCCTGTGGGCCAACAATGCGTCAACTGCTCGACTGGATGGGGCAGCTGGCGGCGCTGCGTGGGCTGGATGCCGAGGGGGTGGTGATGCATTCGCTCGAACGCTATCTGGCGGAGGCCGGCCTGGTCAATATTCAGAGCTATCCTCTTGAAGGGCCGATGGGCGACTGGGGCGGGCGTCTGGGTTCGCTGGTGGCCCTGGACTTTAAAGAGGGGGCCAAAGCGGTGAGTGGGCCGATCGCCGTGCGCTTTGGCCGTTCAGAGCAGGAGGTCCTCGATATTATTGAACAGGTTAATCACGAGTGGAACGCGCTGCAGACCTGTGGACACTCCAAGGTTGCCTGTGGGCAGAAGCCGCCAGCGCGCTGA
- a CDS encoding transaldolase family protein, which translates to MEFYLDTAQFDEVRAAAAWGVLRGVTTNPSHMARAGVRESEMRRHVQELCWIADVPISVEVVALDAEGMVAQGLDFATWSPHVVVKLPTTPEGLKAMARLSRSEVSASCQGCAHLTDCPIRARFAQEQRLTRRPEINATLIFTVNQALLALAAGASYVSPFVGRLDAVGEDGVALVADLAQTLRVQQQPGKIIAAALRHPVHVTAVARAGAHIATMAYAILAQLIEHPLTTAGLEAFLQDYRRSQEEQ; encoded by the coding sequence ATGGAATTCTATCTTGATACGGCGCAGTTCGATGAGGTGCGCGCGGCTGCTGCCTGGGGGGTGTTGCGCGGTGTGACGACTAATCCCAGCCACATGGCGCGCGCCGGCGTGCGCGAGAGCGAGATGCGCCGCCATGTGCAAGAGCTGTGCTGGATCGCCGATGTGCCAATCAGCGTTGAGGTGGTGGCACTCGATGCCGAGGGGATGGTAGCCCAGGGATTGGACTTTGCGACGTGGTCGCCCCATGTGGTGGTGAAGCTGCCGACAACCCCAGAGGGGCTGAAGGCGATGGCTCGCTTGAGTCGGAGCGAGGTCTCGGCCTCTTGCCAGGGCTGTGCCCACTTGACTGACTGCCCGATCCGCGCCCGCTTCGCTCAGGAGCAGCGACTGACCCGTCGACCAGAGATCAATGCGACGCTGATTTTTACGGTCAATCAGGCCCTGTTAGCCCTGGCGGCGGGCGCGAGCTATGTGAGTCCTTTTGTCGGTCGCCTCGACGCTGTTGGCGAGGATGGGGTGGCTCTGGTGGCCGATCTGGCCCAGACGTTGCGTGTCCAGCAGCAACCAGGGAAGATTATCGCGGCGGCCTTGCGCCATCCCGTGCATGTGACGGCGGTCGCCAGGGCTGGCGCCCATATTGCGACGATGGCCTACGCTATTCTGGCACAGTTGATTGAGCACCCGCTGACGACGGCGGGCCTTGAGGCGTTCTTGCAGGACTATCGGCGCAGTCAGGAGGAGCAATGA
- a CDS encoding carbohydrate ABC transporter permease — translation MRETEMASDQATTPCEQQEESRLPFLASARSPQRPAFMTTIGAPLLEARESSPRGPLERREERLAWLMLLPVVLALLALGVYPVLSTLWFSFQQGGSFGLGTTSAGLANYLRLLHDEQFWSALRFSLLYSLVTVCGQMLCGTALALFANRRFHGRWLARAAILFPWAIPTATNSVIWAYMFNDQYGLINSLLEHLGLLNPTHPIVWLGSAQLATLLIYVLAIWKANSLVALLVLAGLQGIPEEVYEAARVDGASRWQILWRVTLPLLRPVLLVTLILRTIESLQAFDLISAFTNGGPGNATQNLGLYIYLQIQQFGDFGYGSTIAVVLTAITLLFIVLYMRTLLRTGTR, via the coding sequence ATGAGGGAGACTGAGATGGCGAGCGATCAAGCGACAACCCCATGCGAACAGCAAGAAGAGAGCCGCCTTCCTTTCCTGGCCTCAGCCAGGAGTCCCCAGCGGCCTGCCTTTATGACCACGATCGGGGCACCGCTGTTGGAAGCCAGAGAAAGCAGCCCTCGCGGCCCCTTGGAGCGCCGCGAGGAGCGGCTAGCCTGGCTGATGCTGCTGCCAGTCGTGCTGGCGCTGCTGGCTCTCGGTGTCTATCCCGTGCTGAGCACGCTCTGGTTTTCGTTTCAGCAGGGAGGCTCATTCGGCCTGGGTACGACGAGCGCGGGCCTGGCCAACTATCTACGTCTGCTCCATGATGAGCAGTTTTGGAGCGCTCTGCGTTTTTCGCTACTCTATAGCCTCGTGACGGTCTGTGGCCAGATGCTGTGCGGGACGGCCCTGGCGCTGTTTGCCAATCGCCGTTTTCATGGGCGCTGGCTGGCACGGGCCGCTATTCTCTTTCCCTGGGCCATTCCTACCGCCACGAACTCGGTGATCTGGGCCTATATGTTTAACGACCAGTACGGCCTGATTAATAGTCTGCTGGAACACCTGGGCCTCTTGAACCCAACGCACCCGATCGTCTGGTTGGGTTCCGCTCAGCTGGCGACGCTGCTCATCTATGTGCTGGCCATCTGGAAGGCGAATTCCCTGGTGGCCCTGCTGGTCCTGGCAGGACTACAGGGCATCCCAGAGGAGGTCTATGAGGCGGCGCGCGTTGATGGGGCTTCACGCTGGCAGATCCTCTGGCGTGTCACTCTGCCACTGCTGCGTCCGGTGTTGCTGGTGACGCTGATCCTGCGCACTATTGAGTCACTGCAGGCCTTCGACCTGATTAGCGCCTTTACCAACGGCGGCCCGGGCAACGCGACGCAGAATCTCGGCCTGTATATCTACTTACAGATTCAGCAGTTCGGCGATTTCGGCTATGGCTCGACGATCGCCGTGGTACTGACAGCTATTACGCTGCTGTTCATCGTGCTCTATATGCGGACACTTCTGCGGACAGGCACGAGATAA
- a CDS encoding class I SAM-dependent methyltransferase — translation MPWWFFRRRGGSALSTDVTGRTGGKGWRLGEVALPRLQGRRRYLQEQPYLLPKDLGEVNRLDFQHYMLRAALRGNYLAPIGQPRRILDVGCGTGRWAIELAQQFPQAEVIGVDVEQAKSTSRMPSNYRFVRGDVLQGLPFEENTFDFVHQRLLLLAIPLAAWPGVVQELARVTAPGGWVELTEGGISPNDFVPCGPATQQLLDWMGQLAALRGLDAEGVVMRSLERYLAEAGLINIQRHFLGWPIGDWGGRLGSLMALDFKEGAKAISAPVAARFGCSEQEVLKIIEKARDEWDTLQTRGFGMIAYGQKPTNS, via the coding sequence ATGCCCTGGTGGTTTTTCCGTCGGCGGGGTGGAAGTGCGCTGTCGACAGACGTGACAGGACGCACTGGTGGAAAGGGTTGGCGTCTGGGGGAGGTAGCCTTGCCCCGCTTGCAGGGCCGGCGCCGCTACTTGCAGGAGCAGCCCTACTTGTTACCCAAGGACCTCGGCGAGGTCAATCGGCTCGATTTCCAGCACTATATGTTGCGTGCCGCGCTGCGAGGGAACTACCTGGCACCGATTGGGCAGCCGAGACGCATTCTCGATGTGGGCTGTGGGACGGGACGGTGGGCCATAGAGCTGGCGCAGCAATTTCCACAAGCGGAGGTGATCGGGGTGGACGTGGAGCAGGCCAAGAGTACGAGTCGCATGCCCTCGAACTATCGCTTTGTCCGGGGGGATGTGCTGCAGGGTCTACCGTTTGAGGAGAACACGTTTGATTTTGTGCATCAGCGCTTGCTGCTGCTGGCGATTCCGCTGGCGGCCTGGCCAGGGGTAGTGCAGGAGCTGGCGCGAGTGACGGCTCCGGGAGGCTGGGTTGAGCTGACGGAGGGGGGAATCAGCCCGAACGATTTTGTGCCCTGCGGGCCGGCGACGCAGCAGCTGCTCGACTGGATGGGACAACTGGCGGCGCTGCGTGGGCTGGATGCCGAGGGCGTGGTGATGCGCTCGCTGGAGCGCTATCTAGCAGAGGCAGGTCTGATCAACATCCAGCGCCACTTCCTTGGATGGCCAATCGGCGACTGGGGCGGGCGCCTGGGTTCGCTGATGGCCCTGGACTTTAAAGAGGGGGCCAAAGCCATTAGTGCACCAGTGGCCGCGCGTTTTGGGTGCTCAGAGCAGGAGGTTCTCAAAATTATCGAAAAGGCTAGAGACGAATGGGATACTTTACAAACTCGTGGCTTTGGCATGATTGCTTACGGGCAGAAGCCGACTAATAGCTAA
- a CDS encoding glycoside hydrolase family 31 protein: protein MSGADQVVTGDRPVMVTQGFYLRRLAQVTLIPGGVRAEVALVPFRTFGAPLRPVVVSAEPLAQQMTTTGVPNRPAEAGNLAGTGGEAKASAQDALLAAEAQLRLELQVLAPRIVRLRLGTPETLRQVQTSEMLAPGALEEVLAATYGSQPPFPALEETATGVRVTLEGIKVTLERDPFALQISSDAAPEVAWRTALDDRNVHGLLCTPPPGLQTTPGEQAAAYWSWAIDPAEHFYGLGERFARLDHRGTVVHLFNIDAWGTTTEGSYKNVPFLLSSRGYGLFMHTAAPVTLALGTPSARAALVCSAEPALDLFLFFGREAREVLEEYTRVTGRATLPPRWAFGVWLSRCRYQSRAEVEEVATRARAEGVPCDVLHIDPAWLAHPNLSCDFTVNEEAFPDLPGLIRELGERGFKVSLWELPYISEQAPRYEEAARAGYFLRDEQGEPIGADFGGPPPDGRKRAIVDFTNPAARAWWQDLHRPLLRAGVAVFKTDFGEGVPLEAQAANGMRGHELRNLYPLLYNAAVHEVITQETGRPGLVWGRSGWAGTQRYPAQWGGDPKTDVVAMACSLRGGLNLALSAPGLWAHDIGGFYGPPPSPELYIRWAQFGLFSPLARAHGTTPREPWAFGEEALAIFRRYARLRLRLNPYLYSLAWEAHARGLPMLRPLLLEFPEDPLAAMIDDVYLLGPALLVAPVFSEAREPVARRLYLPAGEWIDFWSDERLEGGRYVTRLAPLEILPVYVRAGSVLPLGPERAFLKEEAPDEVTLEVYPGAPGRGRIVWDASGAATEWQLLPTAADGWQLQITGKRQIDWSVRWHTARGTVTQAVGYMASAVVSL, encoded by the coding sequence ATGAGCGGGGCTGATCAGGTCGTGACCGGCGACAGGCCGGTCATGGTGACGCAGGGCTTTTATCTGAGGCGTTTGGCCCAGGTCACGCTTATTCCGGGAGGGGTGCGGGCCGAGGTGGCACTGGTCCCGTTTCGGACGTTTGGTGCTCCGCTCCGTCCTGTGGTGGTGAGCGCCGAGCCGCTGGCTCAACAGATGACGACGACAGGGGTGCCTAATCGCCCGGCAGAGGCCGGGAACCTGGCAGGGACCGGAGGCGAGGCCAAGGCCAGCGCCCAGGACGCACTTCTGGCGGCTGAGGCTCAGTTGAGGTTAGAGCTACAGGTGCTGGCTCCTCGCATTGTGCGCCTACGGTTGGGAACGCCCGAGACCCTGCGGCAGGTGCAGACCTCGGAGATGCTGGCGCCCGGCGCCCTGGAAGAGGTGCTGGCCGCAACCTACGGTTCTCAGCCGCCATTCCCTGCTCTTGAGGAGACGGCAACAGGGGTCCGCGTGACTCTAGAAGGAATCAAGGTTACGCTAGAGCGCGACCCTTTCGCCCTTCAAATTAGCAGCGACGCTGCTCCCGAGGTCGCCTGGCGTACAGCGCTGGATGACCGCAATGTGCATGGCCTCCTCTGTACGCCACCGCCGGGTCTGCAGACGACCCCAGGAGAGCAGGCCGCCGCCTACTGGTCGTGGGCAATCGATCCCGCTGAGCATTTCTATGGCCTGGGCGAGCGCTTCGCACGCCTGGATCATCGCGGCACGGTGGTCCACCTCTTCAATATTGATGCCTGGGGAACAACGACCGAAGGGTCGTATAAGAATGTGCCTTTTCTGCTGTCGTCGCGCGGCTACGGCCTCTTCATGCACACAGCTGCTCCTGTGACGCTGGCCTTGGGAACGCCTTCGGCCCGCGCTGCGCTAGTGTGCAGCGCGGAGCCAGCACTCGATCTGTTTCTGTTCTTTGGACGGGAAGCGCGTGAGGTGCTGGAAGAGTATACGCGCGTGACTGGACGGGCGACCCTGCCTCCACGTTGGGCCTTCGGCGTCTGGCTTTCGCGCTGCCGCTACCAGAGCCGGGCGGAGGTGGAGGAGGTTGCCACCCGAGCCAGGGCCGAGGGTGTGCCTTGTGACGTGCTGCATATTGATCCAGCCTGGCTGGCTCACCCTAACCTCTCCTGTGATTTCACGGTCAACGAGGAGGCTTTCCCAGATCTGCCCGGCCTCATCCGCGAGCTGGGTGAGCGTGGCTTTAAGGTCTCGCTCTGGGAACTGCCGTATATTTCCGAGCAGGCGCCACGCTATGAGGAGGCGGCCAGGGCAGGCTACTTCTTGCGCGACGAGCAGGGCGAGCCGATCGGGGCCGATTTTGGGGGGCCGCCGCCCGATGGTCGCAAGCGCGCGATTGTCGATTTTACTAATCCAGCGGCGCGCGCCTGGTGGCAGGACCTGCATCGTCCGCTGCTACGGGCTGGAGTAGCGGTTTTCAAGACGGACTTCGGCGAGGGGGTACCGCTGGAGGCGCAGGCTGCCAATGGGATGCGCGGCCATGAGCTGCGCAATCTGTATCCGCTGCTCTACAACGCTGCCGTCCATGAGGTGATCACTCAGGAGACGGGACGCCCCGGTCTCGTTTGGGGGCGCTCCGGCTGGGCGGGCACACAGCGCTATCCAGCCCAATGGGGCGGTGATCCCAAAACCGATGTGGTGGCAATGGCCTGCTCTTTGCGCGGCGGTTTGAATCTGGCCCTGAGTGCTCCAGGCCTCTGGGCCCATGACATCGGGGGTTTTTATGGTCCACCACCGTCGCCGGAGCTGTATATTCGCTGGGCCCAATTTGGCCTTTTCTCGCCGCTGGCGCGGGCACATGGGACCACGCCACGGGAACCCTGGGCCTTCGGCGAGGAGGCCCTGGCCATCTTCCGCCGCTACGCTCGGCTGCGCCTGCGTCTCAATCCCTATCTGTATAGCCTGGCCTGGGAAGCCCATGCCCGCGGCCTGCCGATGCTGCGTCCGCTGCTGTTGGAGTTCCCCGAGGACCCGCTGGCCGCCATGATCGATGATGTCTACTTGCTCGGCCCGGCTTTGCTGGTGGCACCAGTCTTTAGTGAGGCCCGTGAACCGGTGGCCCGCCGCCTCTATCTTCCCGCCGGCGAGTGGATCGATTTCTGGAGCGACGAGCGCCTGGAGGGTGGACGCTATGTGACGCGCCTGGCTCCGTTGGAGATCTTGCCTGTCTATGTGCGCGCTGGTAGCGTACTGCCACTCGGACCGGAGCGGGCTTTCTTGAAGGAGGAAGCCCCCGACGAGGTGACGCTGGAGGTCTATCCTGGCGCTCCAGGTCGTGGGCGCATTGTCTGGGATGCCAGTGGTGCAGCTACGGAATGGCAGCTGTTGCCTACCGCAGCAGACGGCTGGCAGCTGCAGATTACAGGCAAACGCCAGATAGACTGGTCGGTACGCTGGCATACAGCCAGAGGCACAGTGACGCAGGCAGTGGGCTACATGGCGAGTGCCGTGGTCTCTCTGTAA
- a CDS encoding thiomuracin/GE37468 family thiazolyl RiPP peptide: protein MQDLHGELAQLELDGLALDELEIEDLKLSPEGGLELLTTGHGMVEIGASSGQAACCSCCLLCCCCW from the coding sequence ATGCAAGATTTGCACGGCGAACTCGCTCAGCTTGAACTCGATGGCCTTGCCCTCGACGAGCTGGAGATCGAGGACCTGAAGCTCTCCCCCGAAGGTGGCCTGGAGCTGCTCACCACGGGCCACGGTATGGTAGAGATCGGCGCCTCCTCTGGCCAGGCCGCCTGTTGTAGCTGCTGCCTCCTCTGCTGCTGCTGCTGGTAG
- a CDS encoding carbohydrate ABC transporter permease, with amino-acid sequence MALAPLPTTTARGRGFARPTTRPRGPRLGLLTRRTLLYLALAVIVVVQFLPLIWALLTSSMTPQETTAVPAPLWPAHPTLSSYREALQGDIGRYYLNSIIASLASTLVTMLLATLAAYAFARLRFRWKRLALLFVVSLSLFPPFSQVIPLYLILQSLHLIGTLLALIIPYSVFGLPMAILILMAFLQEVPFEYEEAAALDGMSRLGAFVRIVLPMIIPGLFTTAVIVFVGDWNEYLFALNYTTTATYTLPVGVVILSQTEFTTNFGVLSAAMVMSVVPLVALILLLERRIVSGLTAGGLKG; translated from the coding sequence ATGGCACTGGCTCCTCTGCCTACGACGACAGCCAGGGGAAGAGGGTTCGCGCGCCCAACGACGCGGCCTCGGGGTCCGCGGCTGGGACTACTCACCCGGCGGACGCTGCTCTACCTTGCACTGGCGGTGATCGTCGTCGTGCAGTTTCTGCCGTTGATTTGGGCGTTGCTGACTTCGTCGATGACCCCCCAGGAGACTACGGCTGTGCCCGCCCCTCTCTGGCCTGCTCATCCAACGCTGAGCAGCTACAGGGAGGCTCTTCAGGGGGATATCGGGCGCTACTACCTGAACAGCATCATTGCCTCGCTGGCTTCGACCCTGGTGACTATGTTGCTGGCCACACTGGCCGCTTATGCCTTTGCCCGCCTGCGCTTTCGCTGGAAGCGGCTGGCGCTGCTTTTCGTTGTTTCGCTCTCTCTCTTTCCACCGTTCTCTCAGGTCATTCCTCTCTACCTGATTCTGCAAAGCTTGCATCTCATCGGCACCCTCCTGGCCTTGATCATCCCGTATTCGGTCTTTGGCTTGCCGATGGCTATCCTGATTCTGATGGCTTTTTTACAGGAGGTGCCTTTCGAATATGAGGAGGCGGCGGCCCTCGATGGCATGAGCCGTCTCGGGGCTTTTGTGCGCATCGTGCTGCCTATGATCATCCCCGGACTGTTCACGACAGCGGTGATTGTCTTTGTCGGAGACTGGAATGAATATCTGTTCGCGCTGAACTATACGACGACGGCAACGTACACGCTGCCTGTGGGGGTCGTGATCCTGAGCCAGACGGAATTTACAACAAACTTTGGTGTGCTCTCGGCGGCGATGGTGATGTCGGTGGTGCCCCTGGTTGCGCTCATCTTGTTGCTGGAGCGGCGCATTGTCTCGGGCCTGACCGCCGGCGGTTTGAAAGGTTAA
- a CDS encoding thiomuracin/GE37468 family thiazolyl RiPP peptide, which produces MEDLRQELSHLNLDELQLDDLSIQPLEADHSGLEALTLGHGMIEIGASILPTACCSCCIPCCCCC; this is translated from the coding sequence ATGGAAGACCTGAGGCAAGAACTTTCTCACCTGAACCTGGACGAGCTACAACTGGACGACCTGAGCATTCAGCCACTCGAGGCAGATCACAGCGGGCTGGAAGCGCTCACGCTTGGCCACGGCATGATCGAGATAGGCGCCTCTATCCTGCCCACGGCATGCTGCAGCTGCTGTATCCCCTGCTGCTGCTGCTGCTAA
- the merA gene encoding mercury(II) reductase → MMTVSEPDLLILGSGSTAFAAALHAADLGKTVLLTEVRAVGGTCANRGCLPSKNLIEAARLVYEAAHPRYPGLTPVQMPASWAELLEQKDALVQAYRWERYERLLREVGGLGLVQGRAQLLSPHEVAVTGPGGTEHLRGRQLLIATGSRPVVPALPGLEQVPFLTSDLLSGADDPWQTSLRQQPRSLVILGGGAIALELGQLFVRLGTQVTLLTRGEQLLPGVEPELAQALAELLRAEGVQLLTQVQVQGVAPAGRGVAVTFQQGGQLETLEAEQLLVATGRRPNTEGLGLERAGVALKADGAVWVDRTLRTSVPHIWAAGDVIGRAWGNQFATPVGAADGRLAAHNALSGEPPRAVDHRVIPRCIFTDPPLAMVGLTDAQAQEEGLACACRVLPLSLVPRAGAIHRTQGLVKMVVERASRRVLGVSLLGESAGEVIHEAAMALRFGATLEDFTELIHVYPAMAEALKLVALSFTRDVRLLSCCAS, encoded by the coding sequence ATGATGACTGTGAGCGAGCCAGATCTCTTGATCCTGGGCAGCGGTTCAACTGCCTTTGCCGCGGCGCTGCATGCCGCGGACCTGGGTAAAACCGTCCTGTTGACCGAGGTGCGCGCTGTCGGGGGGACCTGTGCTAATCGGGGATGTCTGCCCTCCAAGAACCTGATCGAGGCGGCGCGTCTGGTCTACGAGGCGGCTCACCCGCGCTATCCGGGCCTGACCCCCGTGCAGATGCCGGCCAGTTGGGCCGAGCTGCTGGAGCAGAAAGATGCCCTGGTCCAGGCGTATCGCTGGGAGCGCTATGAGCGCCTGCTGCGCGAGGTTGGTGGTCTGGGCCTGGTGCAGGGGCGAGCGCAGCTGCTCTCGCCGCACGAGGTGGCGGTGACCGGTCCTGGCGGCACGGAACACCTGCGTGGCAGGCAGCTGCTGATCGCCACCGGCTCGCGTCCCGTGGTGCCCGCGCTGCCTGGCTTAGAGCAGGTTCCATTTCTGACCAGCGATCTGCTCAGCGGCGCCGATGATCCCTGGCAGACGTCACTGCGGCAGCAGCCACGCTCGCTCGTGATCCTGGGTGGTGGGGCGATTGCCCTGGAGCTGGGCCAGCTTTTCGTCCGGCTGGGAACCCAGGTGACCCTGCTGACGCGGGGTGAGCAGCTGCTGCCGGGTGTGGAGCCGGAGCTGGCGCAGGCGCTGGCCGAGCTGCTGCGAGCGGAGGGGGTGCAGCTACTCACGCAGGTCCAGGTGCAGGGAGTGGCGCCAGCGGGGAGGGGTGTGGCCGTCACCTTCCAGCAGGGTGGGCAGCTGGAGACGCTGGAGGCCGAGCAGCTGCTGGTGGCGACGGGGCGGCGTCCCAATACGGAGGGGCTGGGACTGGAGCGGGCCGGGGTGGCGCTGAAGGCCGATGGAGCGGTATGGGTCGACCGGACACTGCGGACGAGCGTGCCGCACATCTGGGCTGCCGGTGATGTCATTGGGAGGGCCTGGGGCAATCAGTTTGCCACGCCGGTGGGAGCCGCTGATGGCAGGCTTGCTGCGCACAATGCCCTCTCCGGGGAGCCACCGCGCGCCGTTGACCACCGGGTGATTCCACGTTGCATCTTTACTGATCCGCCGCTGGCGATGGTCGGCTTGACTGATGCGCAGGCGCAGGAGGAGGGGCTGGCTTGTGCCTGCCGGGTGCTGCCGCTGAGCCTGGTGCCGCGAGCGGGAGCGATCCATCGAACGCAGGGGCTGGTCAAGATGGTCGTGGAGCGGGCCAGCCGGCGCGTGCTGGGGGTATCGCTGCTAGGGGAGAGTGCGGGGGAAGTGATCCACGAGGCGGCGATGGCGCTGCGCTTTGGTGCCACGTTGGAGGATTTTACCGAGCTGATCCATGTCTATCCGGCGATGGCGGAGGCGCTGAAGCTGGTGGCGCTCTCCTTCACGCGGGACGTGCGTCTGCTCAGTTGTTGCGCCAGCTAG
- a CDS encoding thiomuracin/GE37468 family thiazolyl RiPP peptide, with the protein MKELHGELAQLELDGLTLDDLEIEDLKLSPEGGLELLTTGHGMVEIGASSGQAACCSCCLVCCCCPCLG; encoded by the coding sequence TTGAAAGAACTGCACGGCGAACTCGCTCAGCTTGAACTCGATGGCCTCACCCTCGACGATCTGGAGATCGAGGACCTGAAGCTCTCTCCCGAAGGTGGCCTGGAGCTGCTCACCACGGGTCACGGCATGGTAGAGATCGGCGCCTCCTCTGGCCAGGCCGCCTGCTGCAGCTGCTGCCTCGTCTGCTGCTGTTGTCCCTGTTTAGGCTAA
- a CDS encoding class I SAM-dependent methyltransferase: protein MPWWFFRRRGGSTLSTGATGQASGTGWRLGEVALPRLQGRRRYLQEQPYLLPKDLGEVNRLDFQHYVLRAALRGNYLAPIGQPRRILDVGCGTGRWAIELAQQFPQAEVIGVDVEQAKSTSRMPSNYRFVRGDVLQGLPFEENTFDFVHQRLLILAIPLAAWPGVVQELARVTAPGGWVELLETSISSGDWGTCGPAMQQLLDWMGQLAALRGLDTEGVVMRSLERYLAEAGLINIQRRPLEVPVGDWGGRLGSLMALDFKEGAKAVSGPIAVRFGRSEQEVLDIIEQVNHEWNALQTRGYFMTVYGQKPLAG from the coding sequence ATGCCCTGGTGGTTTTTCCGTCGACGGGGTGGGAGCACGCTGTCGACGGGAGCGACAGGACAGGCCAGCGGAACGGGTTGGCGTCTGGGGGAGGTAGCCTTGCCGCGCTTGCAGGGCCGGCGCCGCTACTTGCAGGAGCAGCCCTACTTGTTACCGAAAGATCTCGGCGAAGTCAATCGACTCGATTTCCAGCACTATGTCTTGCGTGCCGCGCTGCGAGGGAACTACCTGGCACCGATTGGGCAGCCGAGGCGCATTCTCGATGTGGGCTGTGGGACCGGGCGATGGGCCATAGAGCTGGCGCAGCAATTTCCACAAGCGGAGGTGATCGGGGTGGATGTGGAGCAGGCCAAGAGCACGAGTCGCATGCCCTCGAACTATCGCTTTGTCCGGGGGGATGTGCTGCAGGGTCTACCGTTTGAGGAGAACACGTTTGATTTTGTGCATCAGCGCTTGCTGATCCTAGCCATTCCGCTGGCGGCCTGGCCGGGGGTGGTGCAGGAGCTGGCGCGAGTGACGGCTCCGGGAGGCTGGGTTGAGCTGCTTGAGACAAGCATCAGCTCAGGCGACTGGGGAACCTGCGGGCCGGCGATGCAGCAGCTGCTCGACTGGATGGGACAACTGGCGGCGCTGCGTGGGCTGGATACCGAGGGCGTGGTGATGCGCTCGCTGGAGCGCTATCTAGCAGAGGCAGGTCTGATCAACATCCAGCGCCGTCCCCTGGAGGTCCCGGTTGGCGACTGGGGCGGGCGCCTGGGTTCGCTGATGGCCCTGGACTTTAAAGAGGGGGCCAAAGCGGTGAGTGGGCCGATCGCCGTGCGCTTTGGCCGTTCAGAGCAGGAGGTCCTCGATATTATTGAACAGGTTAATCACGAGTGGAACGCGCTGCAGACACGCGGCTATTTTATGACTGTCTACGGACAGAAGCCGCTCGCTGGCTAA